Proteins from a single region of Anastrepha ludens isolate Willacy chromosome 5, idAnaLude1.1, whole genome shotgun sequence:
- the LOC128865133 gene encoding DNA replication licensing factor Mcm6 encodes MDVADAHIGQLRVKDEVGLRCQKLFQDFLEEYKEDGEIKYVKPATDLESPDRYTLEVSFDDVEKYNQNLATTIIEEYYRIYPFLCQSVSNFVKDRCGLKNEKECYISFTDVPTRHKVRDLTTSKIGTLIRISGQVVRTHPVHPELVTGTFMCIDCQTEIRNVEQQFKFTNPTICRNPVCSNRRRFMLDVEKSLFVDFQKIRIQETQSELPRGCIPRSVEIILRSELVETVQAGDRYDFTGTLIVVPDVGVLNMPGAKADTGSRHKPGDGPEGVSGLKELGTRELNYRMSFLACSVQTTTARFGGTDLPMSEVTAEDMKKQMTDAEWNKVYEMSKDRTLYNNLITSLFPSIYGNDEVKRGVLLQLFGGVGKTTHEKTTLRGDINVCIVGDPSTAKSQFLRQVADFSPRAVYTSGKASSAAGLTAAVVRDEESFDFVIEAGALMLADNGVCCIDEFDKMDPRDQVAIHEAMEQQTISLAKAGVRATLNARTSILAAANPINGRYDRTKSLQQNIQLSAPIMSRFDLFFILVDECNEVVDYAIARKIVDLHSHIEESVECAYTREEVLRYITFARQFKPIIGQEAMKLLVENYGHLRQRDTGIAGRSTWRITVRQLESMIRLSEAMAKLECMNEVQERHVKEAYRLLNKSIIRVEQPDIHLDDDEGNEDAYIGDVEMENNAAVVNGANNSITTEGANGEDGIEVGGTLLQKKKLTLSFEDYKNLSTMLVLHMRNEEARCEAEGTDSGMKRSDVVTWYLEQVADQIESEEELISRKHLIEKVIDRLIYHDQVIIPLKTTELRQPGKSPRRTEEEVEETDDPLLVVHPNYIVE; translated from the exons ATGGATGTAGCTGATGCACATATTGGTCAATTGCGTGTAAAGGATGAGGTGGGCCTGCGGTGCCAGAAACTTTTTCAAGATTTCTTGGAGGA ATACAAGGAAGATGGCGAAATCAAGTATGTGAAACCCGCCACAGATTTGGAGTCGCCAGATCGCTATACTTTGGAAGTGTCGTTTGACGATGTGGAAAAGTACAATCAGAATTTGGCTACTACAATTATTGAAGAATACTATCG tATCTACCCTTTTTTGTGCCAGTCGGTTTCCAACTTTGTTAAAGATCGTTGTGGCCTGAAAAACGAGAAGGAATGTTATATATCTTTCACCGATGTGCCTACGCGCCATAAAGTACGTGATTTAACAACCTCCAAGATAGGCACATTGATACGCATTTCAGGGCAAGTGGTGCGTACACATCCCGTGCATCCCGAACTTGTAACCGGCACTTTCATGTGTATAGATTGTCAAACGGAAATACGCAATGTGGAGCAGCAATTTAAATTCACCAATCCAACCATCTGTCGCAATCCTGTATGCAGTAATCGACGCCGTTTCATGCTGGATGTGGAAAAGTCGCTTTTTGTCGATTTCCAGAAAATACGCATACAAGAGACACAGTCGGAGTTGCCGCGTGGTTGCATACCAAGATCAGTGGAAATTATTTTGCGTTCGGAATTGGTAGAAACTGTGCAAGCTGGTGATCGTTATGATTTTACCGGCACGTTGATAGTGGTGCCCGATGTAGGTGTATTGAATATGCCAGGCGCTAAAGCTGATACCGGTTCTCGACATAAGCCGGGCGATGGGCCTGAAGGTGTATCCGGCTTAAAGGAGTTGGGCACACGTGAACTCAACTATCGCATGTCATTCTTGGCTTGTAGCGTACAAACAACAACAGCCCGTTTTGGCGGCACCGACTTGCCAATGTCTGAAGTCACAGCGGAGGATATGAAAAAGCAAATGACTGATGCTGAATGGAACAAAGTTTACGAAATGTCCAAAGATCGTACTTTGTACAATAATCTTATCACCAGCTTGTTCCCCTCCATCTACGGTAACGATGAAGTCAAACGCGGTGTTTTGCTTCAACTCTTTGGTGGTGTCGGCAAGACCACgcatgaaa AAACAACTTTACGTGGTGATATCAATGTATGTATTGTTGGCGATCCTAGTACGGCAAAATCCCAGTTTCTGCGTCAAGTTGCCGATTTTTCGCCACGCGCCGTTTATACATCAGGCAAGGCCTCCTCCGCAGCTGGTCTTACCGCCGCTGTGGTGCGTGATGAGGAGAGCTTCGATTTTGTCATCGAGGCTGGCGCACTCATGTTGGCCGACAATGGTGTCTGCTGCATTGATGAGTTCGATAAAATGGATCCACGCGATCAGGTCGCCATCCACGAAGCCATGGAACAGCAGACAATATCTTTGGCAAAAGCTGGCGTTCGTGCTACGTTAAATGCGCGCACGTCCATTTTAGCCGCCGCTAATCCCATTAACGGCCGTTATGATCGTACAAAAAGCTTGCAACAGAATATACAACTGTCAGCGCCTATCATgtcacgttttgacctattcTTCATACTCGTAGATGAATGCAACGAAGTGGTAGACTACGCGATCGCACGCAAAATTGTCGATCTACACTCGCATATTGAAGAATCCGTTGAATGTGCGTACACGCGCGAGGAAGTGCTGCGATACATAACATTTGCGCGTCAATTCAAACCAATTATTGGACAAGAAGCTATGAAGCTGCTGGTTGAAAATTATGGCCACTTGCGCCAACGTGATACAGGTATTGCTGGTCGTAGCACATGGCGGATCACAGTGCGTCAATTGGAATCGATGATACGACTTAGTGAAGCAATGGCCAAACTTGAATGTATGAATGAAGTGCAGGAGCGACACGTTAAGGAAGCTTATCGGTTGCTCAACAAGTCAATTATACGTGTTGAACAACCAGACATTCACTTGGACGATGATGAGGGGAATGAAGATGCATACATTGGTGATGTGGAAATGGAAAATAACGCTGCTGTTGTCAATGGCGCTAACAATTCCATCACCACGGAAGGTGCAAATGGTGAAGACGGCATTGAGGTGGGTGGTACCCTTTTACAAAAGAAGAAGCTCACGCTATCTTTTGAAGATTATAAAAATCTATCCACAATGCTTGTGCTGCATATGCGTAATGAGGAAGCACGTTGCGAAGCCGAAGGCACAGATTCTGGTATGAAGCGCAGTGATGTTGTCACTTGGTATTTGGAGCAAGTAGCCGACCAAATTGAGTCCGAAGAAGAGCTTATCTCGCGCAAACATTTAATTGAGAAAGTTATTGATCGCTTGATATACCACGATCAGGTGATTATTCCTTTAA